A window from Nothobranchius furzeri strain GRZ-AD chromosome 17, NfurGRZ-RIMD1, whole genome shotgun sequence encodes these proteins:
- the golga3 gene encoding golgin subfamily A member 3 isoform X1 — protein MEVYISQPEVKQMEASALQDPVVKCKEKDFSTECGTHLNQDLGNAEKTKTFLNGPLMSDVIPNGLADGLCAMGDTLINGSLPPTVPPLSTSSPISSQTQDPSPGVEACPPTRVEESEGASAEVTIHKGDALQSLKLSMPMQETELSNQKPSLEMENEEKIRLDARRRLEEQLKQYRVQRHKERSHRTSPKSRPSSTLDPELMLHPEALPRANTVAMTKEYSFLRTSVPRGPKLGSLGIPPSKERKSRSPRPSKIHSLADYKSPESEGGGGAGVTTAEMGYLQSTISSVSTLSEISDNISEVDGSELGVRPGNDGNDSDSSSYSSASTRGTYGLLFAAVERQRGPYTVEGREIAPEAMGQFPSLQEVLQAASEERHLLEMEQEREGAAEPRSRRDSFSSSVSLESSVMGHDEMLQVMKEKVRLEGQLESLSSEASQALKEKTELQAQLATVNAQLQAKNEEAQIDHEKQNALTTEVGTLRQNCSQLEKAMLELQSSLESKNASLSSLNNDLKVSEDQYNRLMVKVQELQNTAASRDNTVQELRQQMGGLQNQLQQVQLERSTLQSRLKTSQAEIDSLQQVRLWYQQQLAVAQEARVRLQSEMANMQTGQITQIGVMEHLKLENVTLSHQLTETQHRSIKEKERIAVQLQSIEADMMTQEAAYKQIQDAKTMVEDDLHHKLEEFEEEQERLVKLANTASTLERELEQIKLTLSQKDVQLQSLQKEHLELMRQLTTTQENLHTKEQGINQLEARCMELQTQLAELQADSSTKDENIQFLQKEKIVLEVALLAARADKSQLDEGAERLGEDVLVASDMLDQLRQEVQVKASQIEALQQENNSLKKQTQKLKEQFLQQKVMVEAYRRDASSKDQLINELKSTKKRLLTEVKDLKQELLGVQGEKQRAELEQARLQKEVTRVQEQMSNMETHLQAIQTERDQLETQIQSLQFDQSQLAAVTQENEGLRKQVEQMEGEAKKAISEQKVRMKRLGTDLTSTQKEMKAKHKAYENAVGILSRRLQEALTEKETAEAELVKLRAQVLDGGNSQALQEKIELLQAELQAVTNNKTMLEKELQEVITLTSTELEEYQEKVLELEDELQESRCFKRRIKKLEDANKKLALELEHEKGKLAGLAQSHSALREHANTLESALAKREADLVQLNLQVQAVLRRKEEEDQQMKQMVQTLQLALDKEKTKVKDLKEQVAAAKAEAAHNRRHYRAAMLELSEVKKDLQAKENLIKTLQSEAHKLQAQDDQHTQDVSRFQEELAEAHGQLQILQKQLDEELAKQPLTNQEVEDLKWEVEQRQREIEAQKQQMEMMEQCHQRELDNLQTALQNIKVELESVQEELSGTRKDKFMLQAKVGELRNSMKTVLLQNQQLKQDLKQNRLRRQRMELKSDGNPSNPVAPVKIPDCPVPASLLDELLKPSTSVYKEPLNNLHNCLRHLKEEMDSLQRQMEEHTMTVHESMNSWTGTAERMAELELQNISTSSIVVNSFVVENNESEQQQS, from the exons ATGGAAGTTTATATCAGCCAACCAGAGGTGAAGCAGATGGAGGCCAGTGCTCTGCAGGATCCAGTTGTGAAATGTAAAGAGAAGGACTTCTCTACAGAATGTGGCACACATCTGAACCAGGACCTGGGGAATGCAGAGAAAACAAAGACTTTTCTAAATG GTCCTCTCATGTCAGACGTGATACCTAACGGACTAGCAGATGGACTCTGTGCTATGGGAGACACCCTAATCAATGGGTCCCTGCCTCCAACAGTTCCCCCCTTGAGCACCAGCTCCCCCATCAGCTCACAGACCCAAGATCCCTCCCCAGGTGTGGAAGCTTGTCCACCCACAAGGGTAGAGGAGTCTGAGGGGGCCAGTGCTGAGGTCACCATTCACAAGGGTGATGCTTTGCAGTCGCTCAAACTCAGTATGCCTATGCAGGAGACTGAATTGT CCAATCAGAAACCATCACTGGAGATGGAAAATGAAGAAAAGATTCGTCTGGATGCTCGCCGACGTCTGGAGGAGCAGCTCAAACAGTACAGGGTACAGAGACATAAGGAGAGG TCCCATCGCACCTCACCCAAAAGCAGGCCTTCCAGTACTCTAGACCCAGAACTCATGCTCCACCCTGAGGCTCTACCCCGGGCAAACACAGTCGCCATGACCAAAGAGTATTCCTTCCTCAGGACCAGTGTTCCGCGTGGGCCTAAACTAGGAAGTCTGGGAATTCCACCTTCTAAGGAGAGGAAGTCTAGATCCCCTCGCCCCAGTAAGATTCACTCATTGGCTGACTACAAGTCTCCTGAGAGTGAAGGTGGTGGAGGAGCGGGAGTGACTACAGCAGAAATGGGCTACCTCCAGTCCACCATTAGCTCTGTGTCCACACTGTCTGAAATCAGTGACAACATATCAGAAGTGGATGGCAGCGAATTGGGCGTAAGGCCTGGAAATGATGGCaacgatagtgacagctcttcttACAGCAGCGCGTCCACCAGGGGGACGTACGGCCTGCTCTTTGCTGCAGTGGAAAGACAACGAGGCCCCTACACTGTGGAGGGAAGGGAGATTGCTCCTGAAGCCATGGGTCAGTTCCCGTCCTTACAAGAAGTTCTTCAGGCAGCGAGTGAGGAGCGGCACCTCCTGGAGATGGAACAGGAAAGAGAAGGGGCGGCTGAACCTCGCAGCCGCAGGGACAGTTTCTCCAGCAG TGTTTCTTTGGAAAGTTCAGTGATGGGTCACGATGAAATGCTGCAGGTGATGAAAGAGAAAGTGAGACTGGAGGGTCAGCTAGAGTCCTTGTCATCTGAGGCCAGTCAG GCTCTTAAGGAGAAAACGGAGCTTCAGGCCCAGCTTGCTACAGTAAATGCCCAGCTGCAGGCTAAAAACGAAGAGGCTCAAATCGACCACGAGAAGCAAAACGCTCTCACCACCGAGGTTGGAACGCTGCGGCAAAACTGCAGCCAGTTAGAGAAGGCCATGTTGGAGCTCCAGAGCAGCCTGGAGAGCAAGAATGCCAGTTTGAGTTCACTAAACAATGACCTGAAGGTGTCTGAAGACCAGTACAACAGGCTGATGGTGAAAGTGCAAGAGCTGCAAAACACAGCGGCTTCAAGAGACAACACAG TCCAAGAGTTGCGTCAGCAGATGGGTGGTCTTCAGAATCAGCTTCAGCAGGTGCAGCTGGAGCGCAGCACACTGCAGAGCCGACTGAAGACATCTCAGGCTGAGATCGACTCCCTCCAGCAGGTCAGGCTGTGGTACCAGCAGCAGCTGGCTGTGGCTCAGGAGGCTAGAGTGCGACTGCAAAGTGAAATGGCTAACATGCAG ACTGGACAGATCACTCAGATTGGTGTGATGGAACATTTGAAGCTGGAAAATGTGACACTTTCTCATCAACTCACTGAGACCCAGCATCGCTCCATCAAAGAAAAAGAGCGTATAGCCGTACAGCTGCAGAGCATCGAG GCAGACATGATGACACAAGAGGCTGCTTACAAACAGATTCAAGATGCAAAGACTATGGTGGAGGATGACCTGCACCATAAGCTGGAGGAGTTTGAAGAAGAGCAAGAGCGATTAGTAAAACTGGCTAACACAGCCAGCACCCTGGAGAGGGAACTGGAGCAG aTAAAGTTGACCCTTTCCCAAAAGGATGTGCAGCTGCAGTCACTTCAGAAAGAACATCTGGAGTTGATGCGCCAGCTGACAACAACTCAGGAGAACCTACATACCAAAGAACAGGGCATCAACCAGCTGGAGGCCCGGTGCATGGAGCTCCAGACCCAGCTGGCTGAGCTGCAAGCAGACAGCAGCACCAAGGATGAGAACATTCAGTTTCTCCAGAAAGAGAAAATCGTCCTGGAGGTTGCTCTGCTGGCAGCCCGCGCTGACAAGAGCCAGCTTGATGAGGGAGCTGAGCGTCTGGGAGAAGATGTACTGGTGGCTTCAGATATGCTGGATCAGCTCAGAcaggaagtccaagtcaaagccAGCCAG ATCGAAGCGCTACAGCAAGAGAATAATTCCTTAAAGAAACAAACTCAGAAATTAAAGGAGCAGTTTCTGCAGCAAAAG GTGATGGTGGAAGCCTACCGCCGTGATGCCAGCTCCAAAGATCAGCTGATTAATGAACTCAAATCCACTAAAAAGCGTCTTTTAACGGAGGTGAAGGACCTGAAGCAGGAGCTGCTGGGTGTTCAAGGTGAGAAGCAGAGGGCAGAGCTGGAGCAGGCCCGGTTACAGAAGGAGGTCACAAGAGTCCAGGAGCAAATGAGTAACATGGAAACCCATCTGCAAGCCATTCAGACAGAAAGGGATCAGCTAGAAACCCAAATTCAG TCTCTGCAGTTCGACCAGAGCCAGCTAGCAGCAGTGACTCAAGAAAATGAAGGCCTGCGGAAACAGGTGGAGCAAATGGAGGGTGAAGCCAAAAA AGCCATCTCGGAGCAGAAAGTACGCATGAAGAGGCTGGGGACGGATTTGACCAGCACTCAGAAAGAAATGAAAGCTAAACACAAAGCATATGAGAACGCTGTCGGCATCCTAAGCAGAAGGCTCCAAGAAGCTCTGACTGAGAAGGAGACCGCAGAGGCAGAACTGGTCAAACTCCGGGCCCAGGTGTTAGATGGAGGAAACAGCCAGGCTTTACAG GAGAAAATCGAGCTCCTCCAAGCTGAGCTCCAGGCTGTGACAAACAACAAGACCATGCTTGAAAAGGAGCTGCAGGAGGTGATCACCCTCACCTCTACTGAGCTGGAGGAGTACCAAGAGAAGGTTCTGGAGCTTGAGGATGAG CTCCAAGAGTCGCGTTGTTTCAAGAGACGGATCAAAAAGTTGGAAGATGCCAATAAGAAGTTAGCACTTGAGCTGGAACATGAAAAAGGAAAACTGGCAGGATTAGCTCAGTCCCACAGTGCACTGCGGGAGCATGCTAATACTTTGGAGTCAGCCTTGGCAAAAAGGGAGGCAGATCTTGTCCAGCTCAACTTGCAG GTTCAAGCAGTTCTTAGGCGGAAAGAGGAGGAGGACCAGCAGATGAAGCAGATGGTACAAACTCTACAGCTTGCTCTGGACAAAGAGAAAACCAAAGTCAAAGACCTGAAAGAACAG GTGGCAGCAGCAAAGGCCGAGGCAGCCCACAATAGAAGGCACTACAGAGCAGCCATGCTGGAGCTCTCAGAGGTCAAGAAAGATTTGCAGGCCAAAGAAAACCTCATTAAAACTCTACAGAGTGAAGCTCACAAACTGCA GGCTCAAGATGACCAGCACACTCAGGATGTTTCCAGGTTCCAAGAGGAGCTTGCTGAGGCTCATGGCCAGCTCCAGATCCTCCAGAAACAACTCGACGAGGAACTAGCTAAACAGCCTCTCACTAACCAAGAG GTGGAGGACCTGAAGTGGGAGGTGGAGCAGCGGCAGAGGGAGATCGAGGCTCAGAAGCAGCAGATGGAGATGATGGAGCAGTGTCACCAGAGGGAGCTGGACAACTTACAGACAGCTCTGCAG AACATCAAAGTGGAGCTGGAATCGGTGCAGGAGGAACTGAGCGGCACCAGAAAGGACAAGTTTATGCTGCAGGCCAAAGTGGGGGAGCTGAGGAACAGCATGAAGACGGTTCTGCTGCAGAACCAGCAGCTCAAACAGGACCTGAAGCAGAATCGTCTTAGGAGG CAGCGTATGGAGCTGAAGAGCGATGGGAACCCATCAAACCCGGTGGCACCAGTAAAGATTCCAGACTGCCCAGTACCTGCCTCTCTTCTGGATGAGTTGCTGAAACCATCAACTTCTGTCTATAAGGAACCTCTCAACAATCTGCACAATTGTCTCCGGCATCTCAA gGAAGAGATGGACAGCCTTCAGAGGCAGATGGAGGAACACACGATGACGGTACATGAATCGATGAACTCATGGACAGGCACAGCTGAGAGAATGGCTGAACTAGAGCTCCAAAACATCTCCACATCATCCATAGTGGTAAACAGTTTTGTGGTGGAAAATAATGAATCAGAGCAGCAACAATCATAA
- the golga3 gene encoding golgin subfamily A member 3 isoform X2 produces the protein MEASALQDPVVKCKEKDFSTECGTHLNQDLGNAEKTKTFLNGPLMSDVIPNGLADGLCAMGDTLINGSLPPTVPPLSTSSPISSQTQDPSPGVEACPPTRVEESEGASAEVTIHKGDALQSLKLSMPMQETELSNQKPSLEMENEEKIRLDARRRLEEQLKQYRVQRHKERSHRTSPKSRPSSTLDPELMLHPEALPRANTVAMTKEYSFLRTSVPRGPKLGSLGIPPSKERKSRSPRPSKIHSLADYKSPESEGGGGAGVTTAEMGYLQSTISSVSTLSEISDNISEVDGSELGVRPGNDGNDSDSSSYSSASTRGTYGLLFAAVERQRGPYTVEGREIAPEAMGQFPSLQEVLQAASEERHLLEMEQEREGAAEPRSRRDSFSSSVSLESSVMGHDEMLQVMKEKVRLEGQLESLSSEASQALKEKTELQAQLATVNAQLQAKNEEAQIDHEKQNALTTEVGTLRQNCSQLEKAMLELQSSLESKNASLSSLNNDLKVSEDQYNRLMVKVQELQNTAASRDNTVQELRQQMGGLQNQLQQVQLERSTLQSRLKTSQAEIDSLQQVRLWYQQQLAVAQEARVRLQSEMANMQTGQITQIGVMEHLKLENVTLSHQLTETQHRSIKEKERIAVQLQSIEADMMTQEAAYKQIQDAKTMVEDDLHHKLEEFEEEQERLVKLANTASTLERELEQIKLTLSQKDVQLQSLQKEHLELMRQLTTTQENLHTKEQGINQLEARCMELQTQLAELQADSSTKDENIQFLQKEKIVLEVALLAARADKSQLDEGAERLGEDVLVASDMLDQLRQEVQVKASQIEALQQENNSLKKQTQKLKEQFLQQKVMVEAYRRDASSKDQLINELKSTKKRLLTEVKDLKQELLGVQGEKQRAELEQARLQKEVTRVQEQMSNMETHLQAIQTERDQLETQIQSLQFDQSQLAAVTQENEGLRKQVEQMEGEAKKAISEQKVRMKRLGTDLTSTQKEMKAKHKAYENAVGILSRRLQEALTEKETAEAELVKLRAQVLDGGNSQALQEKIELLQAELQAVTNNKTMLEKELQEVITLTSTELEEYQEKVLELEDELQESRCFKRRIKKLEDANKKLALELEHEKGKLAGLAQSHSALREHANTLESALAKREADLVQLNLQVQAVLRRKEEEDQQMKQMVQTLQLALDKEKTKVKDLKEQVAAAKAEAAHNRRHYRAAMLELSEVKKDLQAKENLIKTLQSEAHKLQAQDDQHTQDVSRFQEELAEAHGQLQILQKQLDEELAKQPLTNQEVEDLKWEVEQRQREIEAQKQQMEMMEQCHQRELDNLQTALQNIKVELESVQEELSGTRKDKFMLQAKVGELRNSMKTVLLQNQQLKQDLKQNRLRRQRMELKSDGNPSNPVAPVKIPDCPVPASLLDELLKPSTSVYKEPLNNLHNCLRHLKEEMDSLQRQMEEHTMTVHESMNSWTGTAERMAELELQNISTSSIVVNSFVVENNESEQQQS, from the exons ATGGAGGCCAGTGCTCTGCAGGATCCAGTTGTGAAATGTAAAGAGAAGGACTTCTCTACAGAATGTGGCACACATCTGAACCAGGACCTGGGGAATGCAGAGAAAACAAAGACTTTTCTAAATG GTCCTCTCATGTCAGACGTGATACCTAACGGACTAGCAGATGGACTCTGTGCTATGGGAGACACCCTAATCAATGGGTCCCTGCCTCCAACAGTTCCCCCCTTGAGCACCAGCTCCCCCATCAGCTCACAGACCCAAGATCCCTCCCCAGGTGTGGAAGCTTGTCCACCCACAAGGGTAGAGGAGTCTGAGGGGGCCAGTGCTGAGGTCACCATTCACAAGGGTGATGCTTTGCAGTCGCTCAAACTCAGTATGCCTATGCAGGAGACTGAATTGT CCAATCAGAAACCATCACTGGAGATGGAAAATGAAGAAAAGATTCGTCTGGATGCTCGCCGACGTCTGGAGGAGCAGCTCAAACAGTACAGGGTACAGAGACATAAGGAGAGG TCCCATCGCACCTCACCCAAAAGCAGGCCTTCCAGTACTCTAGACCCAGAACTCATGCTCCACCCTGAGGCTCTACCCCGGGCAAACACAGTCGCCATGACCAAAGAGTATTCCTTCCTCAGGACCAGTGTTCCGCGTGGGCCTAAACTAGGAAGTCTGGGAATTCCACCTTCTAAGGAGAGGAAGTCTAGATCCCCTCGCCCCAGTAAGATTCACTCATTGGCTGACTACAAGTCTCCTGAGAGTGAAGGTGGTGGAGGAGCGGGAGTGACTACAGCAGAAATGGGCTACCTCCAGTCCACCATTAGCTCTGTGTCCACACTGTCTGAAATCAGTGACAACATATCAGAAGTGGATGGCAGCGAATTGGGCGTAAGGCCTGGAAATGATGGCaacgatagtgacagctcttcttACAGCAGCGCGTCCACCAGGGGGACGTACGGCCTGCTCTTTGCTGCAGTGGAAAGACAACGAGGCCCCTACACTGTGGAGGGAAGGGAGATTGCTCCTGAAGCCATGGGTCAGTTCCCGTCCTTACAAGAAGTTCTTCAGGCAGCGAGTGAGGAGCGGCACCTCCTGGAGATGGAACAGGAAAGAGAAGGGGCGGCTGAACCTCGCAGCCGCAGGGACAGTTTCTCCAGCAG TGTTTCTTTGGAAAGTTCAGTGATGGGTCACGATGAAATGCTGCAGGTGATGAAAGAGAAAGTGAGACTGGAGGGTCAGCTAGAGTCCTTGTCATCTGAGGCCAGTCAG GCTCTTAAGGAGAAAACGGAGCTTCAGGCCCAGCTTGCTACAGTAAATGCCCAGCTGCAGGCTAAAAACGAAGAGGCTCAAATCGACCACGAGAAGCAAAACGCTCTCACCACCGAGGTTGGAACGCTGCGGCAAAACTGCAGCCAGTTAGAGAAGGCCATGTTGGAGCTCCAGAGCAGCCTGGAGAGCAAGAATGCCAGTTTGAGTTCACTAAACAATGACCTGAAGGTGTCTGAAGACCAGTACAACAGGCTGATGGTGAAAGTGCAAGAGCTGCAAAACACAGCGGCTTCAAGAGACAACACAG TCCAAGAGTTGCGTCAGCAGATGGGTGGTCTTCAGAATCAGCTTCAGCAGGTGCAGCTGGAGCGCAGCACACTGCAGAGCCGACTGAAGACATCTCAGGCTGAGATCGACTCCCTCCAGCAGGTCAGGCTGTGGTACCAGCAGCAGCTGGCTGTGGCTCAGGAGGCTAGAGTGCGACTGCAAAGTGAAATGGCTAACATGCAG ACTGGACAGATCACTCAGATTGGTGTGATGGAACATTTGAAGCTGGAAAATGTGACACTTTCTCATCAACTCACTGAGACCCAGCATCGCTCCATCAAAGAAAAAGAGCGTATAGCCGTACAGCTGCAGAGCATCGAG GCAGACATGATGACACAAGAGGCTGCTTACAAACAGATTCAAGATGCAAAGACTATGGTGGAGGATGACCTGCACCATAAGCTGGAGGAGTTTGAAGAAGAGCAAGAGCGATTAGTAAAACTGGCTAACACAGCCAGCACCCTGGAGAGGGAACTGGAGCAG aTAAAGTTGACCCTTTCCCAAAAGGATGTGCAGCTGCAGTCACTTCAGAAAGAACATCTGGAGTTGATGCGCCAGCTGACAACAACTCAGGAGAACCTACATACCAAAGAACAGGGCATCAACCAGCTGGAGGCCCGGTGCATGGAGCTCCAGACCCAGCTGGCTGAGCTGCAAGCAGACAGCAGCACCAAGGATGAGAACATTCAGTTTCTCCAGAAAGAGAAAATCGTCCTGGAGGTTGCTCTGCTGGCAGCCCGCGCTGACAAGAGCCAGCTTGATGAGGGAGCTGAGCGTCTGGGAGAAGATGTACTGGTGGCTTCAGATATGCTGGATCAGCTCAGAcaggaagtccaagtcaaagccAGCCAG ATCGAAGCGCTACAGCAAGAGAATAATTCCTTAAAGAAACAAACTCAGAAATTAAAGGAGCAGTTTCTGCAGCAAAAG GTGATGGTGGAAGCCTACCGCCGTGATGCCAGCTCCAAAGATCAGCTGATTAATGAACTCAAATCCACTAAAAAGCGTCTTTTAACGGAGGTGAAGGACCTGAAGCAGGAGCTGCTGGGTGTTCAAGGTGAGAAGCAGAGGGCAGAGCTGGAGCAGGCCCGGTTACAGAAGGAGGTCACAAGAGTCCAGGAGCAAATGAGTAACATGGAAACCCATCTGCAAGCCATTCAGACAGAAAGGGATCAGCTAGAAACCCAAATTCAG TCTCTGCAGTTCGACCAGAGCCAGCTAGCAGCAGTGACTCAAGAAAATGAAGGCCTGCGGAAACAGGTGGAGCAAATGGAGGGTGAAGCCAAAAA AGCCATCTCGGAGCAGAAAGTACGCATGAAGAGGCTGGGGACGGATTTGACCAGCACTCAGAAAGAAATGAAAGCTAAACACAAAGCATATGAGAACGCTGTCGGCATCCTAAGCAGAAGGCTCCAAGAAGCTCTGACTGAGAAGGAGACCGCAGAGGCAGAACTGGTCAAACTCCGGGCCCAGGTGTTAGATGGAGGAAACAGCCAGGCTTTACAG GAGAAAATCGAGCTCCTCCAAGCTGAGCTCCAGGCTGTGACAAACAACAAGACCATGCTTGAAAAGGAGCTGCAGGAGGTGATCACCCTCACCTCTACTGAGCTGGAGGAGTACCAAGAGAAGGTTCTGGAGCTTGAGGATGAG CTCCAAGAGTCGCGTTGTTTCAAGAGACGGATCAAAAAGTTGGAAGATGCCAATAAGAAGTTAGCACTTGAGCTGGAACATGAAAAAGGAAAACTGGCAGGATTAGCTCAGTCCCACAGTGCACTGCGGGAGCATGCTAATACTTTGGAGTCAGCCTTGGCAAAAAGGGAGGCAGATCTTGTCCAGCTCAACTTGCAG GTTCAAGCAGTTCTTAGGCGGAAAGAGGAGGAGGACCAGCAGATGAAGCAGATGGTACAAACTCTACAGCTTGCTCTGGACAAAGAGAAAACCAAAGTCAAAGACCTGAAAGAACAG GTGGCAGCAGCAAAGGCCGAGGCAGCCCACAATAGAAGGCACTACAGAGCAGCCATGCTGGAGCTCTCAGAGGTCAAGAAAGATTTGCAGGCCAAAGAAAACCTCATTAAAACTCTACAGAGTGAAGCTCACAAACTGCA GGCTCAAGATGACCAGCACACTCAGGATGTTTCCAGGTTCCAAGAGGAGCTTGCTGAGGCTCATGGCCAGCTCCAGATCCTCCAGAAACAACTCGACGAGGAACTAGCTAAACAGCCTCTCACTAACCAAGAG GTGGAGGACCTGAAGTGGGAGGTGGAGCAGCGGCAGAGGGAGATCGAGGCTCAGAAGCAGCAGATGGAGATGATGGAGCAGTGTCACCAGAGGGAGCTGGACAACTTACAGACAGCTCTGCAG AACATCAAAGTGGAGCTGGAATCGGTGCAGGAGGAACTGAGCGGCACCAGAAAGGACAAGTTTATGCTGCAGGCCAAAGTGGGGGAGCTGAGGAACAGCATGAAGACGGTTCTGCTGCAGAACCAGCAGCTCAAACAGGACCTGAAGCAGAATCGTCTTAGGAGG CAGCGTATGGAGCTGAAGAGCGATGGGAACCCATCAAACCCGGTGGCACCAGTAAAGATTCCAGACTGCCCAGTACCTGCCTCTCTTCTGGATGAGTTGCTGAAACCATCAACTTCTGTCTATAAGGAACCTCTCAACAATCTGCACAATTGTCTCCGGCATCTCAA gGAAGAGATGGACAGCCTTCAGAGGCAGATGGAGGAACACACGATGACGGTACATGAATCGATGAACTCATGGACAGGCACAGCTGAGAGAATGGCTGAACTAGAGCTCCAAAACATCTCCACATCATCCATAGTGGTAAACAGTTTTGTGGTGGAAAATAATGAATCAGAGCAGCAACAATCATAA